The following are from one region of the Quercus robur chromosome 1, dhQueRobu3.1, whole genome shotgun sequence genome:
- the LOC126733338 gene encoding pentatricopeptide repeat-containing protein At2g28050-like, translated as MSLQNLLKTLKTVKRSHRPNFSPTPKPYREITQIISKPLKPSSASKPLSATTTTFLSNLNPTTLLHVLTDPELKSSKCLRFFNFLLHNQSLLSFRPDLQAHLTLICRLLRERRFSDAEKTMKSDLVCQNPRYPFSVIASTVVNCCNDPKVIAKFFNSMLKVYSDCKLFDLVSQDFDYMKNNGIEIDERTCTVHLLALKSCDLLQLVLDFFYQMVESGIEVSVYSLTVVVDGLCWNGEVKRGRELVEEMIGRGIKPNIVTFNVMVNACAKRWNFEELDLVLLSMKKERVAFNDHTYKVLIDGFTSSGKVDEASKLVLEMHDKGLKVDTHLYNLIIDGYCRLGSMDSAMSMFGEMTDRSVFPNTDTYCALISGLCKAGEMGLAMAYVNMMQSKGMEPENVMFSMLIDGFCNKGMVAEAFEVQVLMEKKGFATDLTVCDKIVSGLCKLNRFEEAKRLLNVMVKRGATPEIASFTMPFDI; from the coding sequence ATGTCTCTCCAAAACCTCCTCAAAACCCTGAAAACTGTGAAAAGAAGTCACCGTCCAAACTTTTCCCCTACCCCTAAACCCTACCGGGAAATAACACAAATTATCTCTAAACCCCTAAAACCCTCCTCAGCTTCCAAACCACTCAGCGCCACAACCACCACTTTCCTCTCCAATCTCAACCCCACCACACTCCTCCATGTTCTCACTGACCCAGAACTCAAATCCTCTAAATGCTTACGTTTCTTCAATTTTCTCCTCCACAACCAATCTCTCTTGTCCTTCAGACCTGACCTGCAAGCCCACTTGACCTTAATTTGCAGGCTTCTTAGGGAAAGAAGGTTCTCAGATGCTGAGAAAACCATGAAATCTGATTTGGTTTGCCAAAATCCCAGGTACCCATTTTCTGTTATTGCCTCTACAGTTGTGAATTGTTGCAATGATCCAAAAGTTATAGCCAAGTTTTTCAATTCTATGCTTAAGGTTTATTCGGATTGTAAATTGTTCGATTTAGTTTCTCAGGATTTTGATTATATGAAGAATAATGGAATTGAGATTGATGAGAGGACTTGTACTGTTCATTTGCTTGCACTTAAAAGTTGTGATCTTTTGCAATTGGTTTTAGACTTCTTTTATCAAATGGTAGAATCGGGTATTGAGGTTTCTGTGTATTCTCTGACAGTGGTGGTGGATGGGTTGTGTTGGAATGGAGAGGTCAAGAGGGGTAGGGAGTTAGTGGAAGAGATGATTGGTAGAGGAATTAAGCCCAATATTGTTACATTCAATGTAATGGTGAATGCTTGTGCCAAGAGATGGAATTTTGAGGAGTTGGATTTGGTTTTGCTTTCGATGAAAAAGGAAAGAGTGGCATTCAATGACCATACGTATAAAGTTTTGATTGATGGGTTCACGAGTTCTGGCAAGGTCGACGAAGCTAGCAAGTTGGTTTTGGAGATGCATGATAAAGGTTTAAAAGTGGATACTCATTTGTACAATTTGATTATTGATGGGTATTGTAGATTGGGGTCTATGGATAGTGCAATGTCGATGTTTGGTGAAATGACTGATAGAAGTGTTTTCCCTAACACTGATACGTATTGTGCTCTGATAAGTGGTCTTTGCAAGGCTGGAGAAATGGGGCTGGCAATGGCATATGTGAATATGATGCAGAGTAAAGGAATGGAACCAGAAAATGTTATGTTTAGTATGTTAATTGATGGTTTTTGCAATAAAGGGATGGTCGCTGAAGCTTTTGAGGTGCAAGTTCTGATGGAGAAGAAAGGATTTGCTACTGATTTAACTGTGTGTGACAAGATAGTGAGTGGGTTATGTAAGTTGAATCGGTTTGAGGAAGCAAAGAGGCTGCTGAACGTGATGGTTAAAAGAGGTGCAACCCCAGAAATAGCAAGTTTCACTATGCCATTTGATATTTGA
- the LOC126733346 gene encoding uncharacterized protein LOC126733346, which produces MQPNNSSNQGIPFRSILIHSLWLTIVGIVLFLLATANTQALIYIKVFGISGAIIATAPWITQLIVSMAIIILYKVGVCDLTWLVKSEVSGCGSRREVDEDFDQGAALHGVVIARGKVNVRGEYNLRDRFGMFVRVNERNGPQLRRNMTV; this is translated from the coding sequence ATGCAGCCCAACAATTCCAGCAACCAAGGAATTCCATTCCGGTCAATTCTCATCCACTCCCTTTGGCTCACTATCGTTGGCATTGTCCTCTTCCTCCTTGCCACCGCCAACACACAAGCACTTATCTACATCAAAGTTTTTGGTATATCCGGTGCAATTATCGCCACGGCTCCTTGGATTACACAGCTTATTGTTTCAATGGCAATTATCATTTTATACAAAGTTGGAGTTTGTGATCTAACATGGCTAGTGAAATCTGAGGTCTCAGGTTGTGGGAGTCGGAGAGAGGTTGATGAAGATTTTGATCAAGGTGCAGCTTTGCATGGGGTTGTTATTGCTCGTGGAAAAGTTAATGTGCGTGGAGAATATAATCTTAGAGACAGATTTGGCATGTTTGTGCGAGTTAATGAAAGAAACGGTCCTCAACTGCGGAGGAACATGACGGTTTGA